From the genome of Cytobacillus firmus, one region includes:
- a CDS encoding universal stress protein, whose protein sequence is MGMKYKNILVAVDGSTEAEWAFKKAIEIAKRNNASLVLAHIIDTRTFATVEAYDRTIAERADRFATELMEKYKRTAMDAGIENVTYEVDYGSPKVKVPKDIARKHNVDLIICGATGMNAVERFIIGSVSEHITRYARCDVLVVRTDKEEE, encoded by the coding sequence ATGGGCATGAAGTATAAAAACATATTAGTCGCTGTAGATGGTTCAACTGAAGCAGAATGGGCTTTTAAAAAGGCAATCGAAATTGCCAAGCGCAATAACGCTTCTCTGGTATTGGCACATATCATTGATACCCGCACGTTTGCCACTGTTGAAGCCTATGACCGTACCATAGCTGAAAGGGCTGACCGTTTCGCAACAGAATTAATGGAAAAATACAAAAGAACGGCTATGGATGCAGGCATCGAGAATGTAACATATGAAGTTGACTATGGTTCTCCTAAAGTGAAGGTTCCAAAGGATATTGCCAGAAAGCACAATGTTGACCTGATCATTTGCGGGGCAACAGGCATGAACGCGGTTGAACGTTTCATCATCGGCAGTGTATCTGAACATATCACCCGCTATGCCCGCTGTGATGTCCTCGTAGTCAGAACGGATAAAGAAGAAGAATAG
- the argH gene encoding argininosuccinate lyase: protein MKKLWGGRFTKSAEEWVDEFGASISFDQELVMEDIEGSMAHVSMLSKTGIITEKEAEKIKTGLQQLKEKAAKDGLDYSVKLEDIHLNLESHLTELTGPVGGKLHTARSRNDQVATDMHLYLRKQVEQIVELIQEMQEELIIQAEKNVETIMPGYTHLQRAQPISFGHHLMAYFWMLERDKERFTESLKRINVSPLGAGALAGTTFPIDREYTAELLGFEGIYENSLDAVSDRDFILEFLSSSSILMMHLSRLSEEFILWSSQEFQFIELDDSFATGSSIMPQKKNPDMAELIRGKTGRVYGNLMGLLTVLKGLPLAYNKDMQEDKEGMFDTVKTVTGSLKIFAGMIRTMKVKTGQMEKATKNDFSNATELADYLSDKGIPFREAHEIVGKLVLVCVQKGCFLGDLPLDDFKSAHPLFEEDIYEVLDPYTAVKRRNSAGGTGFKQVCIAIEKAKEYVVSTKEFANK from the coding sequence GTGAAAAAGCTATGGGGAGGCAGATTCACAAAATCTGCTGAAGAATGGGTAGATGAATTCGGAGCATCAATTTCTTTTGACCAGGAATTGGTTATGGAAGATATCGAAGGAAGCATGGCCCATGTTTCCATGCTTTCTAAAACAGGAATTATTACTGAGAAAGAAGCAGAAAAAATCAAAACAGGCCTTCAGCAGCTAAAAGAGAAAGCAGCCAAGGATGGACTGGATTACTCAGTAAAGCTAGAAGATATTCATTTAAATCTCGAGAGCCATTTGACTGAACTGACGGGACCTGTCGGCGGCAAACTTCATACAGCAAGAAGCCGAAATGACCAGGTGGCAACAGACATGCATTTATATCTCCGCAAGCAGGTGGAGCAAATTGTTGAATTGATTCAGGAAATGCAAGAAGAGTTAATCATCCAGGCTGAAAAGAATGTGGAAACCATCATGCCGGGCTATACTCATCTGCAGCGGGCACAGCCGATCTCTTTTGGCCACCATCTGATGGCTTATTTCTGGATGCTTGAGAGGGACAAAGAGCGCTTCACTGAAAGTCTAAAGAGAATTAACGTATCACCTCTTGGAGCTGGTGCGCTGGCTGGCACGACTTTCCCGATTGATCGTGAATATACGGCTGAGCTTCTCGGATTTGAAGGCATTTATGAGAACAGCCTGGATGCTGTCAGCGACAGAGACTTTATTTTGGAGTTCTTATCTTCAAGCTCCATCCTGATGATGCATCTGTCACGTTTAAGTGAAGAATTCATCCTTTGGTCAAGCCAGGAATTTCAATTCATTGAACTCGATGACAGCTTTGCAACAGGCTCAAGCATCATGCCTCAGAAGAAGAACCCCGACATGGCGGAGCTCATCCGCGGTAAAACGGGACGTGTCTACGGAAACCTCATGGGTCTCTTGACAGTATTGAAAGGTCTGCCCCTTGCCTATAACAAAGATATGCAGGAAGATAAGGAAGGGATGTTTGATACTGTAAAGACAGTCACAGGTTCCCTTAAAATCTTTGCCGGGATGATCCGCACCATGAAGGTTAAAACCGGGCAGATGGAAAAAGCGACTAAAAATGATTTTTCCAATGCTACTGAACTGGCGGATTATCTGTCTGATAAAGGCATTCCATTCAGAGAAGCACATGAGATTGTCGGGAAGCTGGTCCTTGTCTGTGTACAAAAGGGATGCTTCCTTGGAGATTTGCCGCTTGATGATTTCAAGAGTGCCCATCCATTGTTCGAAGAAGATATTTATGAAGTGCTGGATCCATATACAGCTGTCAAAAGAAGAAATAGTGCAGGCGGAACAGGATTCAAACAAGTATGCATCGCGATTGAAAAAGCGAAGGAATACGTCGTCAGCACTAAAGAGTTTGCCAATAAGTAA
- a CDS encoding argininosuccinate synthase, producing the protein MSQNKVVLAYSGGLDTSVAVKWLQDQGYAVVACCLDVGEGKDLNFIQKKALTVGAVQSYVIDAKEEFANEYALIALQAHALYENKYPLISALSRPLIAKKLVEVAEKEGAVAVAHGCTGKGNDQVRFEVAIQALNPDLQVLAPVREWSWSREEEIEYAKQNNIPIPINLDSPYSIDQNLWGRSNECGVLEDPWAAPPEDAYDLTVSLEKAPDTPDTVEIGFEKGVPVSLNGNSMKLSELIADLNELAGKHGVGRIDHVENRLVGIKSREVYECPGAMTLLKAHKELEDLTMVKEMAHFKPVIEKKVAELIYEGLWFSQLNNALTAFLKETQTFVTGTVRVKLFKGHAIVEGRKSPYSLYDENLATYTSDDEFDHNAAVGFIKLWGLPTKVQSIVQNSKKVTV; encoded by the coding sequence ATGTCACAAAATAAAGTTGTTCTTGCATACTCAGGCGGTCTGGATACATCAGTTGCGGTTAAATGGCTGCAGGATCAAGGTTATGCTGTTGTTGCCTGCTGCCTTGACGTTGGGGAAGGAAAAGATCTGAACTTTATCCAGAAAAAAGCTTTAACTGTTGGAGCAGTACAATCTTATGTGATTGATGCAAAAGAGGAATTTGCTAATGAATATGCATTAATTGCACTTCAGGCACATGCTTTATATGAAAACAAGTATCCATTGATTTCTGCACTTTCACGCCCGCTGATCGCCAAAAAGCTTGTTGAAGTAGCAGAAAAAGAAGGTGCAGTAGCAGTCGCGCATGGATGTACCGGCAAAGGAAATGACCAGGTTCGTTTTGAAGTGGCAATTCAGGCTCTTAACCCTGATCTTCAGGTCTTAGCTCCGGTTCGTGAATGGAGCTGGTCACGTGAGGAAGAAATTGAATATGCAAAACAAAACAATATACCTATCCCAATTAACCTGGATTCTCCATACAGCATTGATCAAAACTTATGGGGCAGAAGCAATGAGTGCGGAGTTCTGGAAGATCCATGGGCTGCTCCTCCGGAAGATGCATACGATCTTACCGTTTCTCTTGAAAAAGCTCCTGATACACCTGATACGGTTGAAATCGGTTTTGAAAAGGGTGTGCCAGTCAGCTTGAATGGCAATAGCATGAAGCTTTCCGAACTTATTGCCGACCTGAATGAGCTCGCAGGCAAGCATGGGGTTGGGCGTATCGACCATGTGGAAAATCGCCTTGTCGGCATCAAATCCCGTGAAGTATACGAGTGCCCGGGTGCGATGACACTTCTGAAAGCCCATAAAGAGCTTGAGGACTTAACAATGGTTAAAGAAATGGCCCACTTTAAACCGGTTATTGAGAAAAAAGTGGCTGAACTTATATATGAAGGATTGTGGTTCTCTCAGCTTAACAATGCGTTAACGGCTTTCCTGAAAGAAACACAAACATTTGTAACAGGAACAGTCAGAGTAAAGCTCTTTAAAGGCCATGCAATTGTTGAAGGAAGAAAATCTCCTTATTCCCTATACGACGAAAATTTAGCAACATATACTTCAGATGATGAATTTGATCATAATGCGGCAGTTGGCTTTATTAAACTATGGGGGCTGCCGACAAAAGTGCAGAGCATTGTTCAAAACAGCAAGAAGGTGACAGTGTGA
- the pbp4b gene encoding penicillin binding protein PBP4B, whose product MKRFIAHLTVLGLVVGLLLPYPAAALGEELGRTGNSPIEQVFKHKKALEYPTLSKSKSPEDAGFSSKKLKEVDKLIEEEIENGFPGAALVVIKDGKIVKNSAYGSAKVFDESDPLNHPQKMKTKTMFDLASNTKMYAVNFSLQHLLSEGKINLEEKIQHYFPEFKDSADDEIKGKGELRIIDLLHHTAGFPSSVHYHNPERAGELYSQERSKTLSMILKTPLQYEPGTKQVYSDIDYMLLGFIIEKITGEQLDRYTENHIYKPLGLKHTLFNPLRKGFKEKDFAATELHGNTRDGVISFPNIRTYTLQGEVHDEKSFYSMDGISGHAGLFSTTSDLAVLMQVMLNDGGYGNIKLFDKQTIDKFVEPYDMNPTYGLGWRLNGDSSMEWMFSEYAGKEVFGHTGWTGTVTVIDRENNLAIALLTNKKHSPVIDPLKDPHKFQGDTYSISQYGSVISAVYEALKH is encoded by the coding sequence ATGAAAAGATTTATAGCGCACTTAACAGTATTAGGCCTGGTGGTGGGTTTGCTTTTGCCTTACCCCGCTGCAGCCCTGGGAGAAGAATTGGGCAGAACAGGAAACAGCCCAATAGAGCAAGTATTTAAGCATAAAAAAGCTTTAGAATATCCAACTTTATCAAAATCAAAGAGCCCGGAGGATGCAGGCTTTTCTTCCAAAAAGCTCAAAGAGGTTGATAAGCTGATCGAGGAGGAAATCGAAAATGGTTTTCCAGGAGCGGCTTTAGTCGTTATTAAAGATGGCAAGATTGTTAAAAATTCTGCATATGGTTCAGCCAAAGTCTTTGATGAATCTGATCCTTTAAATCACCCGCAGAAAATGAAAACAAAAACTATGTTTGATTTAGCATCAAATACGAAAATGTATGCCGTTAATTTTTCACTGCAGCATCTTCTCAGTGAAGGAAAGATCAATCTTGAAGAAAAAATTCAGCATTATTTTCCTGAATTTAAAGATTCAGCTGACGATGAGATAAAAGGGAAAGGTGAACTCCGGATCATCGATTTGCTTCATCATACAGCCGGATTTCCTTCGAGCGTCCATTATCATAATCCTGAAAGAGCGGGAGAATTGTATTCCCAGGAACGCAGTAAAACGCTTTCCATGATTCTAAAAACTCCCCTTCAGTATGAACCTGGCACCAAACAGGTTTACAGTGATATTGACTATATGCTGCTGGGATTTATTATTGAAAAAATAACTGGAGAGCAGCTTGACCGTTATACTGAGAATCATATTTATAAGCCTTTAGGGTTAAAGCATACTTTATTTAATCCTCTCCGCAAGGGATTCAAAGAAAAGGATTTCGCTGCAACTGAACTTCACGGCAACACAAGGGATGGCGTTATTTCCTTTCCTAATATCCGGACCTATACCCTCCAGGGAGAGGTTCATGATGAAAAGTCCTTTTATTCAATGGATGGAATATCCGGGCATGCAGGTCTCTTTTCCACGACTTCAGATCTTGCTGTTCTGATGCAGGTGATGCTTAATGATGGGGGCTATGGAAATATAAAATTATTTGATAAACAAACAATTGATAAATTTGTAGAACCTTATGATATGAATCCTACATATGGGTTAGGATGGCGTTTGAACGGAGATTCAAGTATGGAGTGGATGTTCAGCGAGTATGCCGGGAAAGAAGTATTCGGTCATACCGGCTGGACAGGAACAGTAACGGTGATAGACCGCGAAAATAATTTAGCAATCGCTCTCCTGACAAATAAAAAACATTCTCCTGTCATCGATCCATTAAAAGATCCGCATAAGTTTCAAGGTGACACATACAGTATCAGTCAATATGGAAGTGTAATTTCAGCGGTTTATGAAGCTTTAAAACATTAA
- a CDS encoding MogA/MoaB family molybdenum cofactor biosynthesis protein: MSTVEHKKEAPKEVRCKVITVSDTRDEETDKSGKLMIQLLEEAGHIIADYEIVKDEKTLIRQAVLKGCENPWVDAVLTNGGTGIALRDVTIETVRELFDKEIDGFGELFRMLSYTEDIGSAAILSRAAAGTVQNKAVFSTPGSSGAVRLAMNKLILPELGHIVRELRKDL, encoded by the coding sequence GTGAGTACAGTAGAGCATAAAAAAGAAGCGCCAAAAGAAGTTAGATGCAAAGTGATCACCGTGAGTGATACGAGAGATGAAGAAACGGATAAAAGCGGAAAGCTGATGATTCAGCTGCTTGAAGAGGCAGGGCATATCATTGCTGACTATGAAATCGTCAAGGATGAAAAAACTCTCATTCGACAGGCCGTATTAAAAGGCTGTGAAAACCCCTGGGTTGACGCTGTGCTAACGAATGGAGGCACAGGTATAGCCCTCAGGGACGTAACGATCGAGACGGTTAGAGAATTATTTGATAAAGAAATTGACGGATTCGGCGAATTGTTCAGGATGCTGAGCTACACTGAAGATATTGGGTCTGCGGCCATTCTTTCACGGGCTGCTGCAGGCACAGTGCAAAATAAAGCAGTTTTCTCAACACCAGGGTCATCAGGGGCAGTCCGCCTTGCAATGAATAAGCTGATCCTGCCTGAACTCGGGCATATCGTCAGGGAACTAAGAAAAGATTTATAA
- a CDS encoding EcsC family protein, producing the protein MPLNEREESVLAGIQEWENKLLSYEPNDLEMVYDKSLEGSFSLLPEEVQQQFFSAMDSWLFHLHALIQGSQLQMDAKERILTAGRVFHSDIETIEDLKQLNIDQLQYIAQQQIARHRLYSFAQGGIAGSGSSLMLGADIPAMAVINLRAVQLIAMTYGFEVNTPFEMMSSLKVFHAATLPPRMQGSAWEELMNELKNQEEFYFYEGKEELTDITWIEQPMKQLFKGMAIFFFRRKSIQGIPFISMAIGAGTNYQLTRKVTEFAHKYYQMRYLHRKNDQQ; encoded by the coding sequence ATGCCATTGAACGAACGGGAAGAAAGCGTTTTGGCAGGTATTCAGGAGTGGGAAAACAAGCTGTTGAGTTATGAGCCCAATGATTTGGAAATGGTTTATGATAAATCATTGGAGGGGTCTTTTTCACTGTTGCCAGAAGAAGTTCAGCAGCAATTTTTTTCGGCAATGGATAGCTGGCTGTTTCATCTTCATGCGCTTATTCAGGGTTCACAGCTTCAAATGGATGCGAAAGAGCGAATTTTGACGGCAGGACGTGTATTTCACTCTGATATCGAGACGATCGAAGATCTAAAGCAATTAAATATCGACCAGCTTCAATACATAGCTCAGCAGCAAATTGCCCGGCATCGTCTTTATTCTTTTGCACAGGGCGGCATTGCGGGGTCAGGCAGCTCTCTCATGCTGGGGGCAGATATTCCCGCAATGGCGGTTATTAATCTTCGTGCCGTACAGCTGATTGCCATGACCTATGGTTTTGAGGTTAATACTCCATTCGAAATGATGAGCTCTCTTAAGGTTTTTCACGCAGCCACACTGCCGCCGCGCATGCAGGGCAGTGCTTGGGAAGAATTAATGAACGAGCTGAAGAATCAGGAAGAATTCTATTTTTATGAAGGAAAAGAAGAGTTGACTGATATCACCTGGATTGAGCAGCCAATGAAGCAGCTTTTTAAAGGAATGGCTATTTTCTTTTTCCGCAGAAAATCGATTCAGGGTATTCCTTTTATCAGCATGGCTATTGGAGCAGGGACCAATTACCAGCTGACAAGAAAAGTAACAGAATTTGCCCATAAATATTACCAGATGAGATATCTGCATAGAAAGAATGATCAGCAGTGA
- a CDS encoding acetate kinase, which produces MAKIIAINAGSSSLKFQLFDMPSEDVITKGLIERIGLDNAVFNISVNGEKIKEVTDIPDHAVAVKILLDKLTNLGIIKSLDEIEGIGHRVVHGGEAFNDSVVITDDVLAKIDELSELAPLHNPANITGIKAFQQVLPNVPAVAVFDTAFHQTMPESSFLYSLPYEYYEKYGIRKYGFHGTSHKYVSERAAEMLGRPLDQLRLISCHLGNGASITAIEGGKSIDTSMGFTPLAGVTMGTRSGNLDPALIPFIMEKTGLNADEVLDVLNKKSGMLGVSGFSSDLRDIEIQAVEGNERAELALEVFANRIHKYIGSYASRMYGVDAIIFTAGIGENSDVIRERVLQGLEFMGVYWDPALNKVRGEEAFINYPHSPVKVMIIPTNEEVMIARDVVRLAK; this is translated from the coding sequence ATGGCAAAAATCATTGCAATTAACGCCGGCAGTTCTTCATTAAAATTTCAATTATTTGACATGCCGAGTGAAGATGTTATTACGAAAGGCTTAATCGAGCGTATTGGGCTGGATAACGCAGTCTTCAATATTTCTGTAAATGGCGAAAAAATCAAGGAAGTAACAGATATTCCAGATCATGCAGTAGCAGTTAAAATCCTTCTGGACAAATTAACTAATCTGGGGATCATTAAATCGCTTGATGAAATCGAAGGCATTGGCCATCGTGTTGTTCACGGCGGTGAAGCTTTCAATGATTCTGTAGTTATTACGGATGATGTGCTTGCAAAAATAGATGAACTATCTGAGCTTGCACCTCTTCACAACCCGGCTAATATTACAGGAATCAAGGCGTTCCAGCAGGTACTTCCAAATGTCCCTGCAGTGGCAGTATTCGATACTGCGTTCCATCAGACGATGCCTGAAAGCTCTTTCCTATATAGCTTGCCATATGAGTATTATGAGAAATATGGCATTCGCAAGTATGGCTTCCATGGAACCTCACATAAATATGTTTCAGAGCGTGCAGCAGAAATGCTGGGCCGTCCGCTTGACCAGCTTCGCCTCATCTCCTGTCACTTAGGAAATGGAGCAAGCATTACAGCTATTGAAGGCGGAAAGTCAATCGATACATCAATGGGATTCACTCCATTAGCGGGTGTTACAATGGGTACGCGATCAGGCAACCTTGACCCTGCTCTTATTCCATTCATTATGGAAAAGACAGGCTTGAACGCTGATGAAGTACTTGATGTTCTTAATAAAAAGAGCGGTATGCTTGGTGTTTCCGGCTTCTCCAGTGATCTTCGCGACATTGAAATTCAAGCTGTTGAAGGAAATGAAAGAGCAGAATTGGCTCTTGAAGTATTCGCAAACAGAATCCATAAATACATCGGATCCTATGCTTCCCGCATGTATGGCGTAGATGCTATCATTTTCACAGCCGGAATCGGTGAAAACAGTGATGTCATCCGTGAACGCGTTCTTCAGGGACTGGAATTCATGGGCGTTTACTGGGATCCTGCATTAAACAAAGTGCGCGGTGAAGAAGCATTCATCAACTACCCTCATTCACCAGTTAAAGTCATGATTATCCCGACAAATGAGGAAGTTATGATAGCGCGTGATGTTGTGAGATTGGCAAAATAG
- a CDS encoding class I SAM-dependent methyltransferase, with amino-acid sequence MKITPVEDLFTILNETAVIMQEELHCTYLEALAETGENLFHESILQDELSELTVKRLRKSYEAIDLSSCTKEEIRKSFQLAILKGMKENVQPNHQMTPDAVGMLMGYLVEKFIQDKSFRLLDPAVGTGNLLTTVMNHQSGKVIEANGIEIDDLLIKLAYINANLQEHPIQFFNQDSLEPLFIESADAVVSDLPVGYYPNDVRSAEYKLKADEGHSYSHHLFIEQSMNHVRSGGYLFFIIPNGMFESDQAPKLHEFIKENAYIQGLIQLPLTMFKNEKAAKSIFILQKKGEGVTPPKQALLVNLPSLSKTAEAEKILKKIDVWFKESK; translated from the coding sequence GTGAAAATAACTCCGGTTGAGGATTTATTTACGATTTTAAACGAAACGGCTGTAATTATGCAGGAAGAACTGCATTGTACATACTTAGAAGCTCTTGCTGAAACAGGAGAGAATTTATTTCATGAAAGTATTCTTCAGGATGAGCTCAGTGAATTAACAGTTAAAAGGCTCAGGAAGAGTTATGAAGCCATTGACTTAAGCAGCTGCACAAAAGAAGAAATCAGAAAGTCCTTTCAGCTTGCTATATTAAAAGGCATGAAAGAAAATGTGCAGCCCAATCATCAAATGACTCCTGATGCAGTGGGAATGCTGATGGGGTATCTTGTGGAAAAGTTCATTCAGGATAAAAGCTTCCGCCTGCTTGATCCTGCGGTAGGAACAGGAAATTTATTGACCACTGTTATGAATCACCAAAGCGGTAAAGTAATTGAGGCAAACGGGATTGAAATTGATGACTTATTGATTAAGCTTGCTTATATCAATGCCAATTTACAGGAGCACCCCATTCAATTCTTCAATCAGGATAGTCTTGAACCGCTGTTTATCGAATCTGCTGATGCCGTAGTAAGTGATCTGCCTGTCGGGTATTATCCGAATGATGTCCGTTCGGCCGAGTATAAGCTAAAAGCGGATGAGGGGCATTCCTATTCTCATCACTTATTTATTGAGCAGAGTATGAATCATGTTAGATCAGGCGGCTATTTATTTTTTATCATTCCAAATGGGATGTTCGAAAGTGATCAGGCTCCCAAGCTTCATGAATTTATCAAGGAAAATGCCTACATTCAAGGATTGATACAGCTGCCGCTCACTATGTTCAAAAATGAAAAAGCGGCCAAAAGCATATTCATCCTTCAGAAGAAAGGGGAAGGAGTCACTCCCCCAAAGCAGGCGCTCCTAGTCAACTTGCCAAGCTTATCTAAAACAGCAGAAGCAGAAAAAATTCTCAAGAAAATTGATGTCTGGTTTAAAGAAAGTAAATAA
- the tpx gene encoding thiol peroxidase produces MASITFKGNPVTLLGNEVKAGDKAPEFKVLANDLSEVTLADSKGQVRLISVVPSIDTGVCDAQTRRFNEEASKLDNVKILTVSVDLPFAQKRWCAAAGIENVQTVSDHRDLSFGEAFGVAIQELRLLARAVFVVDSNDTVTYAEYVSEATDHPNYEAAVEAAKQAK; encoded by the coding sequence ATGGCATCTATTACGTTCAAAGGAAATCCTGTAACATTGCTGGGTAATGAAGTAAAAGCAGGAGATAAAGCTCCTGAATTCAAGGTTCTGGCAAATGACCTTTCTGAAGTTACACTTGCTGATTCAAAAGGACAGGTACGTCTTATCAGTGTAGTTCCTTCTATTGACACGGGCGTTTGTGATGCACAGACACGCCGTTTTAACGAAGAAGCTTCCAAGCTTGATAATGTTAAAATTCTTACTGTAAGCGTAGATCTTCCGTTTGCTCAAAAGCGCTGGTGTGCAGCAGCAGGAATTGAAAATGTTCAAACTGTTTCCGATCACCGCGACCTGTCTTTCGGAGAAGCTTTTGGGGTAGCCATCCAGGAACTTCGTCTATTGGCCCGTGCGGTTTTTGTTGTTGATTCGAACGACACTGTGACATATGCGGAATATGTCAGTGAGGCAACAGATCATCCAAACTATGAAGCAGCAGTGGAAGCAGCTAAACAAGCGAAATAA
- the ytfJ gene encoding GerW family sporulation protein — MSDHPIQGLMTTAMENLKEMIDVNTIIGDPVETPDGSVILTVSKVGFGFAAGGSEFMLDGQSGEEKGHPFGGGSGGGVSITPIAFLIVNSHGVKMVHLDESTHLYEKILDLAPQAVDKIQQMFNNKKETGSGSQQGQNQQENSDEYNGPKQDLDI; from the coding sequence ATGTCTGACCATCCTATTCAAGGGCTTATGACAACTGCCATGGAAAATCTGAAAGAGATGATTGATGTTAACACGATAATTGGGGATCCAGTAGAAACCCCCGATGGCAGTGTAATTTTAACCGTTTCAAAAGTTGGCTTTGGGTTTGCAGCAGGAGGAAGCGAATTTATGCTTGATGGACAATCAGGCGAGGAAAAGGGCCACCCGTTTGGCGGGGGGAGCGGAGGCGGTGTCTCCATCACACCAATCGCCTTTTTGATTGTAAATTCTCACGGGGTAAAAATGGTTCATCTTGATGAAAGCACTCATTTGTATGAGAAAATTCTTGACCTTGCCCCGCAGGCAGTCGATAAAATTCAGCAGATGTTTAATAATAAGAAAGAAACCGGCTCCGGCAGCCAGCAAGGCCAGAATCAGCAGGAAAACAGTGATGAGTACAACGGACCTAAACAGGATCTTGATATCTAA
- a CDS encoding DUF2953 domain-containing protein, which translates to MKWLLIAVIALILLLILVMITKLKIYFHFYHGNDNDHLKIQMKAWFGLIRYKIEVPLIKVDDNSPTIVVKEQTAAGPQENTSDKDTKQFSATDLINSLHDTKAMLNHIVSLHKIIRKFLKHVTIRNLEWHTFAGLGDAAHTGMITGALWAIKGSILGIISHYMKLKTPPRITVTPHFQFSVSQTAISCMIHFRVGHAMFAGIKLIKYWKGSRADFRTKPLSALSDDGTKTV; encoded by the coding sequence GTGAAGTGGCTCCTGATTGCCGTAATTGCCCTCATACTTCTTTTAATTCTAGTTATGATAACAAAACTAAAAATATATTTTCATTTTTATCATGGAAACGATAATGATCATTTGAAAATCCAAATGAAAGCCTGGTTCGGGCTGATCAGGTACAAAATTGAAGTCCCGCTGATAAAGGTTGATGATAACTCGCCAACGATTGTCGTAAAGGAACAGACGGCTGCAGGGCCACAGGAAAATACTTCTGATAAAGATACTAAGCAATTCTCCGCGACGGATCTTATTAATAGTTTGCATGACACGAAAGCAATGCTTAATCATATCGTGTCTCTCCACAAAATTATACGGAAATTTCTAAAGCATGTAACCATCCGGAATCTTGAATGGCATACTTTTGCAGGCCTTGGGGATGCAGCCCATACGGGGATGATCACCGGGGCTCTCTGGGCAATAAAAGGGAGCATTTTAGGAATAATAAGTCATTATATGAAACTGAAAACGCCTCCCAGAATCACAGTTACTCCCCATTTTCAATTTTCCGTTTCACAAACAGCCATTTCATGTATGATTCATTTTCGGGTCGGGCATGCTATGTTTGCAGGAATTAAACTGATCAAATATTGGAAAGGCAGCCGGGCGGACTTCAGGACAAAGCCGCTTTCTGCCTTATCTGATGATGGGACTAAAACTGTCTAG
- a CDS encoding RDD family protein translates to MTSNDPNERELAHPELNQVEGGIESAFDEADPARKETAIQAETLPIQKASAPIRFAGFWMRFWAYLLDLAVVGSVDRILINPIFRALDIPLHESNLFAPISIATAITFYAYFVLMTKFFGQTLGKMVFGLKVVDLKGEKLTWGTILFREWIGRFISVSIFIGYVIVAFLPKKQGLHDLFADTSVVHERQNEQVI, encoded by the coding sequence ATGACTTCAAATGATCCGAATGAAAGAGAGCTTGCCCATCCTGAGTTAAACCAGGTTGAAGGCGGGATCGAGTCAGCCTTTGATGAAGCAGATCCGGCTCGTAAGGAAACGGCCATACAGGCAGAAACCCTCCCCATTCAAAAAGCTTCGGCACCGATCAGGTTTGCTGGTTTCTGGATGAGATTTTGGGCTTATCTTTTAGATTTGGCTGTGGTTGGCAGTGTGGACCGGATATTGATCAATCCAATTTTTAGAGCATTGGATATTCCTTTGCATGAAAGCAATTTGTTTGCACCGATTTCCATAGCAACTGCCATTACGTTCTACGCTTATTTTGTGCTGATGACAAAGTTTTTTGGCCAGACGCTCGGGAAAATGGTATTTGGTTTAAAAGTAGTAGATCTTAAAGGGGAAAAGCTGACATGGGGCACAATTTTGTTCCGTGAATGGATCGGCCGTTTTATATCAGTGAGCATTTTTATCGGCTATGTCATTGTAGCCTTCCTGCCTAAGAAACAGGGACTGCATGATCTTTTTGCAGATACCTCTGTTGTTCATGAAAGGCAAAATGAACAAGTTATTTAA